The proteins below are encoded in one region of Bacteroidales bacterium:
- a CDS encoding T9SS type A sorting domain-containing protein: protein MIKTCLFGQNEKFFYANKTNENWTIKKSVTNIDNRNSYKTFEIELLEDGNYYLGAWLMGNYKGKNFDSISLKINNGDIISKICPSKATWQSILVSDKNNVAQKFALKKGINTFTFISAIPEIPQIEFIKISKDLEKSIIPEKNYLDFLNQIKSKKIHSQPDYILNESDTNSYNLKSVLPNPPDASYWHYISAPCKYTWFVEKSYLQNNSITITSVSENNYQYVLEVFNETSPHLYSWVKKSNSSGQISLAITFPVSGIYLIRLRAYQQTTQGIVDIQGVGGLFTGSFSYQDCPVTGTGIAHPHETPHEYNYFTAKYSNCDPMVFIERSNEAPGKIIGYNDDYFNATGDFQWLWNARVKKDFSDAIQSMLISSASSFNPSGTCDIYMRCTNSSLPGPNYPNLKADDAITAAPENNTYNCASWAGGITDGWYWGCKFANASGGSCIGLNYGNPYMWNSWDNYFANYPSPRYANAMSYTTIGATSSNADIALWSTDGTIEQLQHVSVRNYSNNNPHGYDWESKPGGKMRTFHPRDALNGPEYGEIFAYYTRIVPSKSSVDETMTFDQSVASGLTIIENVELTNPEKILLKSKIDSKRVGQLENFFDKWKQSLYSAKYAYNSNPYVFLTSDEYSELNNYLLENEIEGIAFLAEKLFGDELNRFEKEITSLLLCELAAKNHLKDLENVKKDQVLKSYTQEGAYNAPTAENITKKFMKRIFFDTQEIIEEDSYTILKNKYNSHEYFNIYPNPISDISFINLKLEEENFISLTIYNSNGNTVTTLINNQLYNSGIYNFELSDEGLTSGIYVCSIKIGDQIFNRKFIVQ, encoded by the coding sequence TTCGATTCTATAAGCCTCAAAATAAATAATGGGGATATTATATCGAAAATTTGCCCTTCAAAAGCAACTTGGCAATCAATCCTAGTATCGGATAAAAATAATGTAGCACAAAAATTTGCTCTAAAAAAAGGGATTAATACATTTACATTTATCAGTGCAATTCCTGAAATTCCACAAATCGAATTCATTAAAATATCCAAAGATTTAGAAAAGTCAATAATTCCGGAAAAAAACTATTTAGATTTCTTAAATCAGATAAAATCAAAAAAGATTCATTCTCAACCTGATTATATTTTAAATGAGTCTGATACTAATTCTTATAACTTAAAATCTGTTCTACCTAATCCTCCTGACGCTAGTTACTGGCACTATATAAGCGCCCCATGTAAGTATACTTGGTTTGTTGAAAAAAGTTATCTTCAAAATAATTCAATAACAATTACATCTGTTTCGGAAAATAACTATCAATATGTTTTAGAAGTTTTTAACGAAACTTCTCCTCATTTGTATTCATGGGTTAAAAAATCTAATTCAAGTGGTCAAATATCACTTGCAATTACATTCCCAGTATCTGGCATTTATTTAATCAGATTACGTGCATACCAACAAACTACACAAGGAATAGTAGATATTCAAGGCGTTGGTGGCCTCTTTACAGGAAGTTTTAGTTATCAAGATTGCCCCGTTACGGGCACAGGTATTGCTCATCCACATGAAACTCCGCATGAATACAATTATTTTACCGCTAAGTATTCAAACTGTGATCCAATGGTGTTTATAGAAAGAAGCAATGAAGCTCCTGGTAAAATAATAGGCTACAACGATGATTATTTTAATGCAACCGGAGATTTTCAATGGTTGTGGAACGCAAGAGTCAAGAAGGATTTTTCCGATGCAATACAATCAATGTTAATATCTTCTGCAAGCTCTTTCAATCCTTCTGGAACATGTGATATTTACATGCGATGCACAAATAGTTCACTACCTGGCCCAAATTACCCTAATTTAAAAGCAGATGATGCAATTACTGCAGCACCTGAAAATAATACCTATAACTGTGCAAGTTGGGCAGGAGGAATAACAGACGGATGGTATTGGGGATGTAAATTTGCTAATGCTTCTGGTGGCTCATGTATTGGTTTAAATTATGGCAACCCATATATGTGGAATTCTTGGGATAATTATTTTGCTAATTATCCTTCACCGCGATATGCAAATGCAATGAGTTATACAACAATAGGTGCAACATCCAGCAATGCTGATATAGCTCTTTGGTCAACTGATGGTACCATAGAACAACTTCAACACGTCTCGGTTAGAAATTATTCAAATAACAACCCACATGGGTATGATTGGGAAAGTAAACCAGGAGGCAAGATGCGGACATTTCATCCTCGTGACGCATTAAATGGACCAGAATATGGAGAAATTTTTGCCTATTATACCAGAATTGTACCTTCTAAATCTTCGGTAGATGAAACTATGACATTTGATCAATCAGTTGCATCAGGTTTAACAATCATTGAAAACGTTGAACTAACGAATCCAGAAAAAATTTTACTAAAAAGTAAAATTGATTCTAAGAGAGTTGGTCAATTAGAAAATTTCTTTGATAAATGGAAACAATCTTTGTACTCTGCAAAATACGCATATAATAGTAATCCGTACGTATTTCTTACAAGTGATGAATATTCTGAGTTAAATAATTATTTGTTGGAAAACGAAATTGAGGGAATCGCATTTTTAGCTGAAAAGTTGTTTGGAGATGAATTGAATCGTTTCGAGAAAGAAATTACATCATTATTATTATGTGAATTAGCAGCCAAAAATCATTTGAAAGATTTGGAAAATGTTAAAAAAGACCAAGTACTTAAAAGCTATACACAGGAAGGAGCATATAATGCTCCTACTGCAGAGAATATAACAAAAAAATTTATGAAAAGAATATTCTTTGACACACAAGAAATTATTGAAGAAGATTCATATACAATACTCAAGAATAAATATAATTCTCACGAATATTTTAATATTTATCCTAATCCTATTTCCGACATCAGCTTTATTAATCTAAAATTAGAAGAAGAGAATTTTATTTCTTTAACTATTTATAATAGCAATGGGAATACAGTTACAACTCTTATAAACAATCAGCTTTATAATTCAGGCATATATAACTTTGAACTTAGTGATGAGGGGCTAACTTCAGGCATTTATGTTTGTAGTATTAAAATTGGAGATCAAATTTTCAATAGAAAATTTATAGTACAATAA
- a CDS encoding pitrilysin family protein: protein MPTNEYFIHTLKNGIRLIHKPANSPVSHMGLFINTGSRDEYENEHGMAHLIEHMLFKGTEHRKSYHILSRLEDVGGELNAYTTKEETCIHATFFDEYYARALDLISDIAFNSSFPEKELKKEKEIILDEINSYKDSPSELIFDEFEELLFDGNPIGRNILGSEEGLKKYTPSDIRKFINRNYTTDQMVVSSVGNIPFGKLVKLFERYFNVPELKAAGTRKQVTYANNPVTRRIDRKTHQAHCIIGNLAYPIHDCRRLPLYVLNNYLGGPGSNSLLNMSLRERRGYAYTIDSMYTSYNDTGNVTIYFGTDKTLVDKCIDIVLRELRLFKSKKLSTIQLHKAKRQVLGHIAISSENNENYMLSMGKSLLIFNKIETLGETGRKIQAIRAEELTDIANEILDENRLSYLIYL from the coding sequence ATGCCAACTAACGAGTACTTTATACATACCCTGAAAAACGGGATACGACTGATCCATAAACCGGCCAACAGCCCCGTTTCGCACATGGGTCTTTTTATAAACACCGGTTCACGCGATGAATATGAGAACGAGCACGGAATGGCTCACCTCATTGAACACATGCTTTTTAAAGGAACAGAACACAGGAAATCTTACCATATCCTAAGTCGCCTCGAAGATGTCGGCGGAGAGCTCAACGCCTATACAACCAAGGAGGAAACCTGCATCCATGCCACTTTCTTTGACGAATACTATGCCCGTGCACTCGACCTGATCAGCGATATAGCCTTTAATTCTTCTTTTCCCGAAAAGGAGCTTAAAAAGGAAAAAGAAATTATCCTCGATGAGATCAACTCCTACAAGGATTCTCCTTCTGAACTGATCTTTGATGAGTTCGAGGAACTGCTGTTCGACGGGAACCCTATTGGCAGGAATATCCTGGGAAGCGAGGAAGGATTAAAAAAATACACCCCCTCCGATATCCGGAAATTCATTAACCGCAACTATACAACCGACCAGATGGTGGTGTCGTCAGTGGGGAATATTCCGTTCGGAAAACTGGTTAAACTTTTCGAGCGCTATTTCAACGTGCCGGAACTAAAAGCTGCTGGTACCAGGAAACAGGTTACCTACGCCAATAATCCCGTCACCCGCAGGATCGACAGGAAAACTCACCAGGCTCATTGCATCATCGGCAACCTGGCATACCCGATTCACGACTGCCGCCGTCTTCCTTTGTATGTGCTCAATAATTACCTGGGAGGGCCCGGATCCAATTCACTTCTGAATATGTCGCTGCGGGAGAGGAGGGGATACGCCTATACAATAGACTCCATGTACACATCCTATAACGATACAGGTAATGTTACCATTTATTTCGGCACTGATAAGACACTTGTGGATAAATGCATTGACATAGTCCTGCGCGAATTGCGTCTGTTCAAAAGCAAAAAGCTCAGCACAATACAACTGCATAAAGCCAAGCGACAGGTACTCGGACATATCGCCATCTCCTCAGAAAACAATGAAAATTATATGCTCTCAATGGGCAAAAGCCTGCTCATTTTTAATAAAATCGAAACCCTCGGGGAAACAGGCAGGAAAATTCAGGCTATCCGCGCTGAAGAACTCACTGATATCGCCAATGAAATCCTGGACGAAAACAGGTTATCTTACCTGATATACCTATAA
- a CDS encoding O-methyltransferase, whose amino-acid sequence MLKDPQKIEEYILKYSSPEDEVLNRLNRETHLTTVYPRMLSGHLQGKFLEMISFMIRPHRILEIGTFTGYSAICLAKGLAEGGLVHTIDINDELAETALRYFKEAKQDHLIKMHIGDAVDVVPNLNEVFDLVFIDGDKEQYIDYYEVVLPKLRTGGFILVDNVLWSGKVLPDCRDNDKETICIREFNNFIQNDKRIEKLLLPFRDGIYIFRKLI is encoded by the coding sequence ATGTTAAAGGATCCTCAAAAAATAGAAGAATATATTCTGAAATACTCATCACCCGAGGATGAGGTGCTCAACCGGCTGAACCGTGAAACTCACCTTACAACCGTTTATCCGCGGATGCTTTCAGGACATCTCCAGGGAAAGTTTCTTGAAATGATAAGCTTCATGATCAGGCCTCACAGGATCCTTGAGATAGGCACATTCACCGGCTATTCTGCCATATGCCTGGCTAAGGGACTTGCAGAGGGGGGCCTGGTTCACACAATTGATATTAACGATGAGCTGGCCGAAACAGCATTGAGATATTTCAAAGAAGCAAAACAGGATCACCTGATTAAAATGCACATCGGCGATGCCGTTGATGTTGTACCGAATCTTAATGAGGTTTTTGACCTTGTATTTATTGACGGCGACAAGGAACAATACATCGATTATTATGAAGTGGTTCTTCCGAAATTGCGGACAGGCGGATTTATCCTTGTCGATAATGTGCTTTGGAGTGGAAAAGTGCTTCCCGATTGCAGGGATAATGACAAAGAAACGATTTGTATCAGGGAATTCAATAATTTTATACAGAACGATAAACGGATTGAGAAGCTTCTTTTACCCTTCAGGGATGGAATCTATATTTTCAGAAAGCTGATTTAA
- a CDS encoding MerR family transcriptional regulator, with product MGAYTIRELENLSGIKAHTIRIWEKRYGLISPQRTSTNIRTYRDTELKKLLNISILNRNGLKISKIAQLSSDEIVSRINQYTHDITSTESQIENLTLAMIDLDERRFEQVLARAVIKFGFEEAVIRVLYPFFMRIGLMWQTDSINITQEHFISNLVRQKFFSAIDNLEMVEKPENKRFVFFLPEGELHEIGLLFYCYLVRKREYKTLYLGQSLPLKDLSDISKTFPYDFIVTSITASLNKKGAADYIRLLSEKFNDKTVYISGARVLDFSQEIPKNVKLISSPQSFLDEIEALHNA from the coding sequence ATGGGTGCATACACCATAAGAGAACTCGAAAACCTTTCGGGTATTAAAGCACATACAATACGGATCTGGGAGAAAAGGTACGGCCTTATCTCTCCCCAGAGAACGTCGACGAATATCCGCACCTACCGCGATACGGAACTGAAAAAGCTTCTCAATATATCTATTCTTAACCGGAACGGACTCAAAATTTCAAAAATCGCCCAGTTGTCATCCGACGAGATTGTATCCCGGATTAACCAGTATACGCATGATATTACCAGTACCGAAAGCCAGATTGAAAATCTTACCCTGGCTATGATTGATCTCGACGAAAGGAGATTTGAACAGGTGCTGGCAAGAGCTGTTATCAAATTCGGTTTTGAAGAAGCTGTTATCAGGGTGCTTTACCCGTTTTTCATGAGAATTGGTCTCATGTGGCAAACTGATTCAATCAATATCACGCAGGAGCATTTCATATCAAACCTTGTACGGCAAAAGTTCTTTTCGGCTATTGACAATCTTGAAATGGTTGAAAAGCCTGAAAACAAACGCTTTGTTTTCTTTCTTCCCGAAGGGGAACTGCATGAAATCGGCCTGCTGTTTTATTGCTACCTGGTTCGCAAAAGAGAATACAAAACTCTTTACCTGGGACAATCCTTACCGTTGAAGGACCTTAGCGATATCTCGAAAACTTTTCCTTACGATTTTATAGTCACTTCCATTACCGCTTCACTGAATAAAAAGGGTGCAGCAGATTATATCCGGCTTCTTTCCGAAAAGTTCAATGATAAAACCGTTTATATATCGGGGGCCAGGGTGTTGGATTTTTCGCAGGAAATTCCCAAAAATGTAAAGTTAATCTCTTCACCGCAATCATTCCTTGACGAGATAGAAGCTCTCCATAACGCTTAA